One genomic segment of Rhizorhabdus phycosphaerae includes these proteins:
- a CDS encoding phosphatidate cytidylyltransferase codes for MALTRELRLRIVSGIVMMAVALTALWFGGAAFWALASLLAVLMMVEWATMAQVSRWQLLLSVLAVAALMLSSLSFADPIKLATIADRLIAQTFDLTGLAAILVAVVSFRARLGAGILYAVFPAVALIYLREQPGQGFALALWTLVIVWATDIGAYFAGRAIGGPKIAPSISPSKTWAGLAGGMVGALVCGAAIASASGLAAPFLIAGAPLAVAAQVGDFFESWLKRRSGVKDSGTLLPGHGGILDRLDGVVPVALLVAAGVAGGIL; via the coding sequence ATGGCCCTGACACGCGAACTTCGGCTCCGGATCGTCTCCGGTATCGTGATGATGGCGGTGGCTCTCACGGCTCTATGGTTCGGCGGGGCCGCTTTCTGGGCGCTGGCATCGCTGCTGGCCGTCCTGATGATGGTCGAATGGGCGACGATGGCGCAGGTGTCGCGCTGGCAGCTGTTGTTGAGCGTGCTGGCGGTCGCCGCGCTGATGCTTTCGTCGCTGTCCTTCGCCGATCCGATCAAGCTGGCGACGATCGCCGATCGCCTGATCGCGCAGACCTTCGACCTGACCGGTCTCGCCGCGATCCTCGTGGCGGTCGTCAGCTTCCGTGCCCGCCTCGGTGCGGGTATACTCTATGCGGTCTTTCCGGCGGTGGCGCTGATCTATCTGCGCGAGCAGCCGGGCCAGGGCTTCGCGTTGGCTCTGTGGACGCTGGTTATCGTCTGGGCGACCGATATTGGCGCCTATTTCGCCGGCAGGGCGATCGGCGGCCCCAAGATTGCTCCATCGATCAGTCCCAGCAAGACCTGGGCCGGCCTGGCGGGTGGCATGGTCGGCGCGCTCGTCTGTGGTGCCGCCATCGCATCGGCCTCTGGCTTGGCGGCTCCTTTCCTCATCGCGGGAGCGCCGCTGGCGGTGGCCGCGCAAGTCGGCGACTTTTTCGAAAGCTGGCTCAAACGCCGGTCGGGCGTTAAGGATAGCGGCACGCTGCTTCCCGGCCATGGTGGTATACTGGACCGGCTCGACGGCGTCGTCCCGGTTGCGCTCCTTGTCGCAGCGGGCGTTGCGGGGGGGATTTTGTGA
- a CDS encoding 1-deoxy-D-xylulose-5-phosphate reductoisomerase, with product MVKTISILGATGSIGTSTLDLIERDREAFRIVALTAQRDVAGLADAARRTRAELAVIGDPALYGALKAALAGSSVEVAAGEEAVVDAATREADWTMAAIVGTAGLRSTMAALSGGRTVALANKESLVSAGALMTDTARRHGATLLPVDSEHNAVFQCFNHAAPGSIRKVTLTASGGPFREWTLDAMRAVTPAQAVKHPNWSMGAKISVDSATLMNKGLELIEAFHLFPLEADQFDAVVHPQSVVHALVDYVDGSVLAQLGSPDMRTPIAHCLAWPHRMATPCQRLDLAKVGRLDFHAPDLERFPAFALAKDILAEGAGRAAILNAANEIAVGAFLDGRIGFLDIALIVRKALDRYDPGAPSSLEEVFAIDAEARAVARDAMETIGA from the coding sequence ATGGTGAAGACGATATCCATCCTGGGCGCGACCGGATCGATCGGGACGTCGACGCTCGACCTGATCGAGCGGGACCGCGAGGCTTTCCGTATCGTCGCACTGACGGCGCAGCGCGACGTGGCCGGCCTTGCCGATGCGGCGCGTCGTACCCGTGCCGAATTGGCCGTGATCGGCGATCCCGCGCTTTATGGAGCGCTGAAGGCCGCTTTGGCAGGAAGCTCGGTCGAGGTCGCGGCCGGCGAGGAGGCGGTGGTGGACGCTGCGACCCGCGAGGCCGACTGGACGATGGCGGCCATCGTCGGCACCGCCGGCCTGCGCTCGACCATGGCGGCTCTGAGTGGTGGACGGACGGTCGCGCTTGCGAACAAGGAATCGCTGGTTTCTGCGGGCGCGCTCATGACCGACACAGCCAGGCGCCACGGCGCCACCCTGCTGCCGGTCGATTCCGAGCATAATGCCGTTTTCCAGTGCTTCAATCATGCCGCGCCGGGAAGCATCCGCAAGGTTACGCTGACCGCCAGCGGCGGCCCATTTCGCGAGTGGACGCTGGACGCTATGCGCGCGGTCACGCCGGCCCAGGCCGTCAAGCACCCCAACTGGTCGATGGGCGCGAAGATATCGGTCGACTCGGCCACGCTGATGAACAAGGGGCTCGAGCTGATCGAGGCCTTTCATCTCTTTCCGCTCGAGGCGGATCAGTTCGACGCGGTCGTCCATCCACAGTCGGTGGTCCATGCGCTGGTCGATTATGTCGACGGTTCGGTGCTGGCCCAGCTTGGCTCTCCCGACATGCGGACGCCGATCGCGCATTGCCTGGCCTGGCCGCATCGCATGGCGACACCGTGTCAGCGGCTCGATCTCGCGAAGGTCGGTCGGCTCGATTTCCACGCGCCGGATCTGGAACGCTTTCCGGCCTTCGCGCTGGCCAAGGACATATTGGCCGAAGGGGCGGGGAGGGCGGCGATCCTCAACGCCGCCAATGAGATCGCGGTCGGGGCGTTCCTCGACGGGCGGATCGGTTTCCTCGACATCGCGTTAATCGTGCGCAAAGCTCTCGATCGCTACGATCCCGGCGCACCGTCCAGCCTGGAAGAGGTATTCGCCATCGACGCCGAAGCGCGCGCGGTGGCACGGGACGCGATGGAGACTATCGGCGCGTGA
- the rseP gene encoding RIP metalloprotease RseP has product MTENPGILFSLFAFLLVIGPLIFVHELGHYLVGRWFGVKADAFSIGFGREIAGYTDSRGTRWKLGWIPMGGYVKFAGDMNPASQPTPEWLALPPEERAKTFQAKPVWQRFLIVFAGPATNFLVAIGVFMAFFAAYGVPRTPATLSAVIEGSPAAAAGLRPGDRIKAVAGRPVDTFDEMAEMIRFRPDERLSLDVDRSGQALSIAVTTAANIERDRFGNEFRKGTIGVKSGSIVVEPVSLLELPGEATRQTFAIVRTMVDTLGQIVTGRRSVKELGGPIKIAQVSGQQASLGLLNFVMLMALISINLGFINLLPIPMLDGGHLIFYLFEGIARRPVPERAMEWAFRSGLAVLLSFMIFVTLNDILSLGALERLAGLIG; this is encoded by the coding sequence GTGACAGAAAATCCCGGTATCCTGTTCTCGCTCTTTGCTTTTCTGCTCGTCATCGGGCCTCTCATCTTCGTCCATGAATTGGGCCATTATCTGGTCGGACGCTGGTTCGGGGTGAAGGCGGACGCTTTCTCGATCGGCTTCGGCCGCGAGATTGCCGGCTATACCGACTCGCGCGGCACCCGGTGGAAGCTGGGCTGGATCCCGATGGGCGGATATGTGAAGTTCGCGGGCGACATGAACCCGGCCAGCCAGCCGACCCCGGAGTGGCTGGCGCTGCCCCCCGAAGAGCGGGCGAAAACCTTTCAGGCCAAGCCGGTCTGGCAGCGTTTCCTGATCGTGTTTGCGGGACCGGCGACGAACTTTCTCGTCGCGATCGGCGTGTTCATGGCCTTCTTCGCGGCCTATGGCGTGCCGCGTACGCCGGCGACGCTTTCTGCCGTCATCGAGGGATCACCCGCCGCCGCCGCGGGGCTGCGACCGGGCGACCGGATCAAGGCGGTTGCCGGACGACCCGTCGACACCTTCGACGAGATGGCGGAGATGATCCGTTTCCGTCCTGACGAGCGCCTGTCGCTCGACGTCGACCGCTCGGGGCAGGCGCTCAGCATTGCGGTCACGACCGCTGCCAATATCGAGCGCGACCGGTTCGGTAATGAATTCCGCAAGGGTACGATCGGCGTCAAGTCGGGGTCGATCGTGGTTGAGCCGGTATCCCTGCTGGAACTTCCGGGAGAGGCCACGCGGCAGACCTTCGCCATCGTCCGGACGATGGTCGACACGCTCGGCCAGATCGTCACGGGGCGCCGTTCGGTCAAGGAACTGGGCGGGCCGATCAAGATCGCGCAGGTGTCGGGGCAGCAGGCTTCGCTGGGCCTGCTCAACTTCGTCATGCTGATGGCGCTCATTTCGATTAATCTGGGATTCATCAACCTGTTGCCAATCCCGATGCTCGACGGCGGTCATCTGATCTTTTACCTGTTCGAGGGTATAGCGCGCCGGCCGGTCCCTGAAAGGGCTATGGAATGGGCGTTTCGATCCGGATTGGCCGTACTGCTGTCCTTCATGATCTTCGTTACGCTCAACGATATTCTGTCGCTGGGTGCTCTG